In Rhizobium jaguaris, a single window of DNA contains:
- a CDS encoding EAL domain-containing protein translates to MLEFFSAERRDQLKASLKMIDAAKVALAQNAFTLFYQPKFELRTRTRVGFEALLRWRQADGSVLAPAAFAEALDDPEFSCRIGSYVLGTAISQAKTWEQAGFEFGHIAINVSSSQFADTEGKMAFADEVLAATKSASLDPSRLHIEVTEGVLLSGRENQVARQLAQLRATGFKVAFDDFGTGFASLVHLKELPYDQIKVDGSFVRAMVNSEEDMAIVKAIVGLAQNLGKEVVAEGIETEAELSALIEMGCGYGQGYLFGRPAAASDVTKVEGNAT, encoded by the coding sequence TTGCTGGAGTTTTTCTCTGCTGAACGGCGCGATCAGCTGAAAGCCAGCCTCAAAATGATCGATGCCGCGAAGGTGGCGCTGGCCCAAAATGCGTTTACGCTGTTCTATCAGCCCAAGTTTGAACTTCGAACACGGACACGAGTGGGTTTTGAGGCGCTGTTGCGTTGGCGTCAAGCCGACGGCTCCGTCCTCGCACCTGCGGCCTTTGCCGAGGCTCTAGACGATCCGGAATTCTCGTGCCGCATCGGCAGCTACGTGTTGGGGACAGCCATATCACAGGCGAAAACTTGGGAGCAGGCAGGCTTCGAATTCGGACACATCGCCATCAACGTTTCGTCCAGCCAATTTGCGGATACGGAGGGAAAAATGGCTTTTGCCGATGAGGTGCTAGCGGCTACGAAAAGCGCTTCACTCGACCCTTCCAGGCTGCATATCGAGGTTACAGAAGGAGTGCTCTTATCCGGTCGCGAAAACCAGGTCGCTAGGCAATTGGCGCAGCTCAGGGCGACAGGTTTCAAAGTCGCGTTCGACGATTTCGGCACCGGTTTCGCATCGCTGGTTCACCTGAAAGAGCTGCCGTACGATCAGATCAAGGTCGACGGCTCTTTCGTGCGTGCGATGGTCAACTCCGAGGAAGACATGGCCATTGTCAAGGCAATCGTTGGACTGGCGCAGAATCTCGGAAAGGAAGTTGTCGCCGAAGGCATCGAGACGGAAGCGGAGCTTAGCGCGCTGATAGAGATGGGCTGTGGCTATGGTCAGGGGTATCTCTTCGGCCGGCCGGCTGCGGCGAGCGACGTGACGAAAGTTGAGGGCAATGCCACTTAA
- a CDS encoding response regulator transcription factor: MNILVVEDQQDIIEMLRLTWSDSRDKLEYISSVRQARRYIHSNELSAYDCIIIDINLPDGSGLELLREGRLRSDIPVIMISGAGDADSRADAISVGADDYVMKPFSVKELRARAHRLYETRRSTRSSPHAASFSVGCVVCDLQRLLLECSDMTVSITALEGRILQVLHNCEGADCPKSLIARQALFREYDPRDKTIDVYINRLRGKLAELDGGSADAIKTVRGVGYRLSGR, translated from the coding sequence ATGAACATACTGGTTGTTGAAGACCAACAGGATATTATTGAAATGCTGCGACTGACGTGGTCGGATTCGCGTGACAAGTTGGAGTACATCTCGTCGGTCAGACAGGCGAGGCGCTACATCCATTCCAACGAACTTTCCGCATATGATTGCATCATCATCGACATCAATTTGCCGGACGGCAGCGGCCTGGAACTGTTGCGGGAAGGCAGGCTGCGCTCAGACATTCCGGTGATTATGATTTCGGGCGCAGGTGACGCAGATAGCCGGGCGGACGCGATCAGCGTCGGCGCAGATGACTACGTCATGAAGCCGTTCAGCGTGAAGGAATTGCGAGCGCGCGCGCACCGTCTCTATGAAACGCGTCGCAGCACCCGGTCGTCGCCACATGCCGCGTCATTTTCGGTAGGTTGCGTCGTATGCGATCTTCAGCGGCTCTTGCTCGAATGTTCCGACATGACAGTCTCCATTACCGCCCTCGAAGGGCGAATCCTTCAAGTCCTGCATAATTGCGAAGGTGCGGATTGCCCGAAATCGCTAATTGCCAGGCAGGCGTTGTTTCGCGAGTACGATCCCCGCGACAAAACGATCGATGTCTACATCAATCGCTTGCGCGGCAAGCTCGCCGAACTTGATGGCGGCAGCGCCGACGCGATCAAAACTGTGCGTGGTGTCGGGTACCGCCTGAGTGGACGCTGA
- a CDS encoding MASE4 domain-containing protein, with translation MKLPSIAGFRREANMFVEGSAAGLRADEFVLSNLSPSVAQRRFALGVVLVLLVVFIIVAGPLSSMPLRRVDAFVPAYGTAIFLIDSITAALLFAQFSVLRSHALLALANGYFLTALLAIPWTLTFPGVLAPEGGLGGGLQSTVWLYVLSHAGFALFAIVYTLLKDADPMEALSPRSIRARVLTTVGSVTALGCCATVFVTAGHAFLPRIMLDTAEVSYLWYYVVGPMAGLFVVALVLLWLRHRSVLDLWLMLVLFAYIIEISLTAFPIPYRFSVGWYAGRVYGVFSGSFVLVTLMKEVTMLYGELLRAVVGQRREREVRLLTGDAVAATVAHEIKQPLSAMTMDASASLRWLDRATPNIDEAKAALQQIVNNGHRMGAMIDNIRTLFKTDARIRTSLDVNNLIREALALVRYDLQTHRVAVQTDYNQSLPPIEGNEVQLQQVLVNLITNAIDSMATEDGDRVLSLRSKVYDSSCLMVSVEDVGKGVEPSAIDLIFKPQFTTKANGMGMGLSICRSIIEAHGGQLWVTANLPRGAIFHFTVPAHRQH, from the coding sequence TTGAAATTGCCGTCCATCGCGGGCTTTCGACGTGAGGCGAATATGTTTGTGGAAGGGTCAGCGGCCGGATTACGGGCGGATGAGTTTGTGCTCTCGAATCTTTCGCCCAGCGTCGCTCAAAGGCGGTTCGCGCTTGGCGTTGTGTTAGTGCTGCTCGTTGTCTTTATCATCGTGGCGGGCCCACTCTCTAGCATGCCACTGAGGCGGGTTGACGCCTTTGTACCCGCTTACGGCACTGCGATTTTCCTCATCGACTCTATCACCGCAGCCCTGCTCTTCGCGCAGTTTTCCGTCCTACGCTCGCATGCGCTCCTCGCACTAGCGAATGGCTATTTCCTGACGGCGCTCCTCGCAATTCCTTGGACGCTCACATTTCCAGGCGTATTGGCGCCGGAGGGCGGCCTTGGCGGCGGCCTCCAGAGTACGGTTTGGCTCTATGTCCTGTCCCACGCGGGCTTCGCCCTGTTCGCGATCGTCTATACACTGTTGAAGGATGCCGATCCGATGGAGGCGCTGTCGCCACGCTCCATTCGTGCGAGGGTCCTTACGACTGTCGGATCAGTTACTGCCCTCGGCTGTTGCGCAACAGTTTTCGTTACAGCAGGCCATGCGTTCCTCCCGCGCATCATGCTCGACACGGCGGAGGTTTCTTATCTCTGGTATTACGTGGTCGGACCGATGGCGGGATTGTTCGTCGTCGCGCTTGTCTTGCTATGGCTGCGGCACCGCTCGGTTCTCGATCTCTGGCTGATGTTGGTCTTGTTCGCATACATCATCGAGATCTCCCTCACCGCCTTTCCTATCCCGTACCGCTTTAGCGTCGGTTGGTATGCCGGGCGAGTTTACGGCGTGTTTTCCGGCAGCTTTGTGCTGGTCACCCTGATGAAGGAAGTGACGATGCTATACGGTGAACTGCTGCGCGCAGTCGTCGGCCAACGCCGCGAGCGCGAGGTGCGTCTGCTGACGGGGGACGCGGTCGCAGCCACCGTGGCGCACGAGATCAAGCAGCCATTGTCGGCGATGACTATGGACGCCAGTGCGAGCCTGCGCTGGCTTGATCGCGCGACGCCCAACATCGATGAGGCCAAAGCCGCATTACAGCAAATCGTGAACAACGGCCACCGTATGGGCGCGATGATCGATAATATTCGGACGCTCTTCAAGACCGACGCACGAATCCGGACTTCGCTCGACGTCAACAATCTGATCCGCGAAGCTCTGGCGCTCGTCCGCTACGATCTACAGACCCATCGGGTAGCGGTTCAAACCGACTACAACCAATCGCTCCCACCGATAGAGGGCAACGAGGTTCAGCTGCAGCAGGTGCTCGTGAATTTGATCACGAACGCGATCGATTCAATGGCCACTGAAGATGGGGACCGGGTACTTTCCTTAAGATCTAAAGTCTACGACTCCAGCTGTCTGATGGTGTCGGTGGAAGACGTGGGGAAGGGTGTCGAGCCGAGCGCGATCGATCTGATATTCAAACCGCAGTTTACGACCAAGGCGAACGGGATGGGGATGGGGTTGTCGATTTGCCGGTCGATCATCGAGGCCCATGGGGGGCAGTTGTGGGTGACCGCCAATCTACCCCGGGGAGCCATTTTTCACTTCACGGTGCCCGCCCACCGGCAGCACTAG
- a CDS encoding sensor histidine kinase — translation MQKPDGLGATTPCSKAAPALEVLPQDIVVLADGAGVASGDGRLFAATVAPTRACGQQRPAPVLRSVDIPLTGPDGEVSGILCRFQPAAGIGDLPVHIDPGTRGSGDEVSKSVVHDMNNLLAVIDGGLRLLEHQNDADARKTIFTRLRGAIEKGAILTRRLLDHGSPARRCYAGTTQAQLSIAVEALRPSLSRDTVMEIEIESDLWPVKADPDELYFALLNLCRNADAATRKGGLIVISAANVAERPDGYGGMVAITVGDNGSGMTEEVMGRVFEPYFTTKEVGVGTGLGLAQVRAFVERQGGWIQLQSELGVGTAVQLIFPRLPDEESAAPVREPNGDDSFSHSAPSTIAYTPSSTGGIFHVVPARGQRPCLQQALRTPVDGSVNACGGLDQSDDLDREHLLRPPSVE, via the coding sequence ATGCAAAAACCAGATGGACTTGGGGCGACCACCCCATGCTCGAAAGCCGCTCCCGCCCTTGAGGTTCTTCCGCAAGACATCGTCGTACTGGCGGACGGTGCGGGCGTGGCAAGCGGAGACGGGCGCCTCTTCGCTGCCACGGTTGCTCCGACGCGCGCGTGTGGACAACAAAGACCGGCGCCTGTGCTCCGGTCTGTCGACATCCCGTTAACGGGCCCCGATGGAGAGGTTTCGGGAATCTTGTGCCGCTTCCAGCCCGCGGCCGGGATCGGCGACCTCCCGGTGCACATCGATCCCGGAACGCGCGGATCCGGCGACGAGGTTTCAAAATCTGTGGTGCATGATATGAACAATCTCCTGGCCGTGATCGATGGCGGCCTTCGCCTTCTGGAGCACCAAAACGACGCCGATGCCCGAAAGACGATCTTCACCCGCTTGCGTGGCGCGATCGAAAAAGGCGCGATTTTGACGCGGAGGCTACTGGACCATGGAAGTCCAGCCCGTCGCTGCTATGCCGGCACGACGCAAGCGCAATTGTCCATCGCCGTTGAGGCCTTGCGACCGTCGTTAAGCCGGGACACGGTGATGGAAATAGAGATCGAATCCGACCTGTGGCCGGTGAAGGCTGATCCCGATGAACTCTATTTCGCGTTGCTGAACTTGTGTCGAAACGCTGATGCAGCCACACGCAAAGGCGGCCTGATCGTCATCTCCGCCGCGAATGTTGCCGAGCGACCGGATGGGTACGGTGGAATGGTCGCGATCACGGTCGGCGACAACGGCTCAGGGATGACCGAGGAGGTGATGGGCCGGGTCTTCGAACCCTATTTCACGACGAAGGAGGTTGGCGTCGGAACCGGCCTCGGACTTGCCCAGGTTCGCGCATTTGTCGAGCGGCAAGGGGGATGGATTCAATTGCAGTCCGAGTTAGGCGTCGGAACCGCGGTCCAGTTGATTTTCCCCCGCCTACCGGACGAGGAGTCTGCTGCTCCCGTCCGGGAGCCGAATGGTGACGACAGTTTCTCGCACTCGGCGCCCTCCACTATCGCCTATACCCCGTCCTCGACGGGGGGCATTTTCCACGTCGTACCCGCAAGGGGGCAACGGCCTTGTTTGCAACAGGCCCTGCGGACTCCCGTTGATGGATCCGTCAACGCTTGCGGCGGGCTTGATCAGTCCGATGACCTGGATCGCGAGCACTTGCTCCGCCCGCCGAGCGTTGAGTAG
- a CDS encoding L,D-transpeptidase family protein — protein sequence MAQRLARTVIPLIAALAATPYAALAAPPAARLAPQVKYTSDYRTPVMRQVHIVPTISGPGLLTLFGADGLQAQTLREMGNASIFATDDIARAIEGFYGQPKAKTIWVDAGGPTSKAIQALSFLKQADDWGLNAGDYTVKQTYDRYPKGSTERTQALAQFEASLSTKFLMFLQDNYRGRIDPNALSNYYDFKRKSLDLAATLSELGLAPNLSLVIKHVVPDNAKFAQLAIELQFLRSSSASSNTLADINKVVVAMEELRWLPREFPDRYVFINQPAYMAYYQENGQLALSMKAVIGQQDHQTNFFDATIKTVEFNPDWGVPQSIIKNEMLPKLRRDPNYLDREGYKVSVKGKMMPSAKVDWSQPLDNISVVQPPGPENALGRLKILFPNPHAIYMHDTPARGKFASQDRMFSHGCIRLQNPQAMAAAVLKTSIDFVDGQIADGATKDMPVPEEVPVYVAYFTAWPTTDGTVHYYEDIYGRDAETLNAIAAITASRSNT from the coding sequence ATGGCGCAGCGATTGGCCCGCACTGTCATTCCGCTCATCGCAGCTTTGGCGGCAACCCCCTATGCCGCACTTGCTGCGCCTCCGGCGGCGCGCCTAGCTCCGCAGGTGAAGTACACCAGCGATTACCGCACTCCTGTTATGCGGCAGGTCCACATTGTACCGACCATCAGCGGACCAGGCTTGTTGACTCTCTTCGGAGCCGATGGATTGCAGGCGCAAACACTACGGGAGATGGGAAACGCGTCGATCTTCGCCACGGATGACATCGCGCGAGCAATTGAGGGCTTCTACGGACAGCCAAAGGCTAAAACAATTTGGGTTGATGCAGGCGGGCCAACGTCGAAGGCAATCCAGGCACTGAGCTTTCTCAAACAAGCGGATGACTGGGGCCTCAATGCTGGCGACTACACAGTTAAGCAGACCTACGACCGATATCCCAAGGGTTCGACTGAGAGAACTCAGGCGCTTGCACAGTTCGAGGCCAGTCTGAGCACCAAGTTCCTCATGTTCCTGCAAGACAATTATCGTGGACGTATCGATCCGAACGCGCTCTCGAACTATTACGATTTCAAGCGCAAAAGTCTGGATCTAGCGGCCACCCTGAGTGAGCTTGGCTTAGCTCCAAACCTGTCGCTCGTAATCAAGCATGTGGTGCCAGACAACGCCAAATTTGCGCAGCTCGCGATCGAACTCCAATTTCTTCGCAGCTCGTCCGCTTCGAGCAATACATTGGCCGATATCAACAAGGTTGTCGTCGCGATGGAAGAACTGCGGTGGCTTCCGCGGGAGTTTCCGGATCGATACGTCTTCATCAATCAGCCTGCGTACATGGCCTATTATCAGGAAAACGGGCAACTGGCTCTTTCGATGAAGGCGGTGATTGGGCAGCAGGATCATCAAACAAACTTTTTCGATGCAACCATCAAAACGGTCGAGTTCAACCCTGATTGGGGCGTTCCGCAATCGATCATCAAGAACGAAATGCTACCCAAACTGCGGCGCGATCCCAACTACCTTGACCGGGAAGGCTATAAGGTTTCCGTTAAAGGCAAAATGATGCCGTCGGCAAAAGTCGACTGGTCGCAACCCCTGGACAACATCTCGGTGGTGCAGCCACCGGGGCCGGAGAACGCGCTTGGTCGTTTGAAGATTCTGTTTCCTAATCCGCATGCCATCTACATGCACGACACCCCGGCTAGGGGAAAATTTGCGTCACAGGATCGTATGTTTAGCCACGGATGCATCCGCCTTCAAAACCCTCAGGCGATGGCGGCAGCCGTGTTGAAAACCTCGATTGATTTCGTTGATGGTCAGATCGCAGACGGAGCAACAAAGGACATGCCCGTCCCCGAGGAGGTGCCGGTATATGTCGCTTACTTCACCGCCTGGCCGACAACTGACGGAACCGTGCACTACTACGAAGATATTTACGGTCGTGATGCCGAAACGCTAAACGCAATTGCGGCGATCACCGCGAGCCGTTCGAACACCTAA
- a CDS encoding molybdopterin cofactor-binding domain-containing protein, which translates to MLLGFALTGASTEPVFAAPASQVVENEVTGTFAPNGSIRINPTGAVTLVMPMVEMGQGVYTSLSMLLAEELEVKLDQIQVQHAPPNHALYVNSIIGIQNTGGSASVRAFWIPLRQAGAVGRNLLIAAAARSWNVDPATCRAMDGVVFDALGSKHLSYGELAEAAAMMPVPPAATVKLKDPKDFTLIGTRAKRVDSSIKVDGRALYGIDTRLPA; encoded by the coding sequence TTGCTGCTTGGTTTTGCACTGACCGGTGCAAGCACAGAGCCCGTCTTCGCGGCGCCAGCTTCACAGGTGGTCGAGAACGAGGTCACGGGTACTTTCGCGCCGAACGGATCTATACGGATCAATCCAACCGGCGCCGTGACCCTGGTCATGCCGATGGTCGAGATGGGGCAGGGAGTTTACACGTCGCTCTCGATGCTTCTCGCTGAAGAACTCGAAGTGAAGCTTGACCAGATTCAAGTTCAGCACGCGCCGCCAAATCATGCGCTTTACGTCAATTCGATCATTGGCATTCAAAATACAGGTGGTTCCGCCTCTGTCCGCGCCTTCTGGATACCGCTGCGTCAGGCAGGCGCAGTGGGTCGAAATCTGCTGATTGCGGCAGCCGCAAGGAGCTGGAATGTCGATCCGGCGACTTGCCGCGCCATGGACGGCGTCGTGTTCGACGCGTTAGGCTCGAAGCATCTGAGCTACGGCGAACTCGCGGAGGCGGCGGCGATGATGCCTGTGCCGCCTGCGGCAACCGTCAAATTGAAGGATCCGAAGGATTTCACGCTGATCGGCACGCGTGCCAAGCGCGTGGATTCATCGATAAAGGTCGACGGGCGCGCACTCTATGGCATCGATACGCGACTGCCCGCATGA
- a CDS encoding hybrid sensor histidine kinase/response regulator: MDFRKRIAVVSIVSQFCAFAGSIVLAIVITNNPFGRSSLSGGTFFIAGMLGSALIYQIRACARQHDTAPITGPAPGPSHAGGWMAHLPSRKLSLCDEAWAIHDVHPRGTISLEEGLQLFAPEWRECIRDAFETCARDGRPYDIEVEVATRDGPRKWVRLTGTAQRGEKGRINRVQGTVQDIDERKRLTLSALKLEFKFAESLEGISDAFFHVDCDWRFTYLNREAERLLERKREALLGKLLWDEFPEAADGIIGEEYRKAVASQQKRVFEVFYGRVETWFSIAAYPSVAGLTVFFHDVTERRAFEQQLKLLEMAVSKIKDFVIMTDASSGPPHRQTILYVNDAFVEITGYSREEAIGRSPSFLQGDKTQESIVERIDASLRQAKPIRAELINYAKDGHEYWVELSIAPILDTQGKPTHFVATGRDISERRKAEEVLAESEERFRIIAMVTTDAVWDWDMASNTVRWNDNISSLFGHDPATPEQAFAQWEANVHPDDRTEVLANVRAAIAGSEECWQMEYRFQRGDGSFANVLDQGHIIRNGSGAATRVVGGIRDITESRAIEAKRLQTQRLEAIGKLTGGVAHDFNNLLTVIIGTAETLTDELPKDDWLWKTAELNRRASEHGAALTRQLLTFAGRQPLEPKVLDLNNLIAGIEELLLRAVGGAIDMTILPGAKLWSVKADAAQLESSILNLCLNARDAMSSGGQLMVRTENIEVERSGRHRHLVSAGQYVVLSIADDGEGMDAEAREQAFEPFFTTKEFGKGSGLGLSMVYGFVKQSGGHVEIDSRPAVGTTVSIYLPRADDPEFGSERLSTGVSRGSERVLIVEDDQRVRDFTEQFLKTYGYHVDCASDADEAIKILSIEEPFDLVFTDIVMPGAMNGSQLEQEIRRLHPDLPVLLTTGFADLAEYKSDDLHFIGKPYTRRQLSEKMREILDARRSSDDRRDD, encoded by the coding sequence GTGGATTTTCGCAAGAGAATTGCGGTGGTTTCAATTGTCTCGCAATTTTGCGCGTTCGCTGGAAGTATCGTTCTGGCGATCGTGATCACGAACAACCCCTTCGGGCGCTCGTCGCTGTCCGGCGGGACATTCTTTATCGCGGGCATGTTGGGATCGGCTCTCATCTATCAGATTAGGGCCTGCGCCCGGCAGCACGACACGGCACCTATCACCGGACCCGCACCAGGCCCATCCCATGCAGGCGGCTGGATGGCGCACCTGCCAAGCCGCAAGCTTTCGCTGTGTGACGAGGCCTGGGCGATCCACGACGTCCATCCCCGTGGGACGATTTCGCTTGAAGAGGGGCTCCAGCTCTTCGCGCCGGAATGGAGGGAATGCATCAGGGACGCCTTTGAAACCTGCGCCCGCGACGGAAGGCCCTATGACATCGAAGTCGAAGTCGCGACACGGGACGGGCCGCGAAAATGGGTGCGGCTAACAGGCACGGCCCAGCGCGGTGAGAAGGGCAGGATTAACAGGGTACAGGGTACCGTTCAGGATATTGACGAGCGCAAACGACTGACGCTTTCCGCACTCAAGCTGGAGTTTAAATTTGCTGAGTCTCTGGAGGGCATTTCCGACGCATTCTTTCACGTCGATTGCGACTGGCGCTTCACCTATCTGAACCGCGAAGCGGAGAGGCTTCTGGAAAGAAAGCGCGAAGCTTTGCTCGGAAAGCTCCTTTGGGATGAGTTCCCGGAAGCCGCAGATGGCATTATCGGCGAGGAATACCGGAAGGCGGTCGCCAGCCAGCAGAAGAGAGTTTTCGAGGTATTCTATGGACGAGTTGAAACCTGGTTCTCGATAGCCGCCTATCCGTCGGTCGCCGGCCTGACAGTTTTCTTTCACGATGTTACGGAGCGGCGAGCGTTCGAACAGCAACTTAAGCTGCTCGAGATGGCGGTGTCCAAGATCAAGGACTTTGTCATCATGACTGACGCATCCTCAGGGCCGCCTCATCGTCAAACCATTCTCTATGTGAATGATGCTTTTGTGGAGATCACCGGCTATTCGCGCGAAGAAGCAATCGGCCGGTCGCCAAGCTTTCTGCAAGGCGACAAAACGCAGGAGTCCATCGTCGAACGAATAGACGCATCCCTTCGGCAAGCCAAGCCGATCCGTGCCGAGCTCATAAACTATGCGAAGGACGGACATGAATACTGGGTTGAGCTGAGTATTGCTCCCATCCTCGACACGCAGGGAAAGCCGACGCATTTCGTTGCGACGGGGAGGGACATCTCTGAGCGGAGGAAGGCCGAAGAGGTACTGGCAGAAAGCGAGGAGCGTTTCAGGATCATCGCAATGGTGACGACCGACGCTGTTTGGGACTGGGATATGGCTAGTAATACCGTGCGGTGGAACGACAACATCTCGTCGCTTTTCGGCCATGACCCGGCGACGCCTGAGCAGGCGTTCGCACAATGGGAAGCCAATGTTCATCCGGATGATCGGACCGAAGTGCTCGCCAATGTCCGCGCCGCAATTGCCGGGTCGGAGGAATGCTGGCAAATGGAGTACCGGTTCCAACGCGGCGACGGAAGTTTTGCCAACGTGTTGGATCAAGGCCACATTATTCGCAATGGTTCAGGTGCCGCTACAAGGGTGGTTGGCGGCATCCGAGACATTACCGAGAGTCGCGCGATCGAAGCAAAGCGCCTGCAGACGCAGAGGCTTGAGGCCATCGGGAAATTGACCGGCGGTGTCGCGCACGATTTTAACAATCTTCTCACCGTGATCATCGGAACGGCGGAAACCCTGACCGACGAGCTGCCCAAAGACGATTGGTTATGGAAGACGGCGGAACTCAACCGGAGAGCCTCGGAGCACGGAGCCGCCCTGACGCGCCAGCTTCTGACGTTCGCCGGTCGGCAGCCGCTGGAGCCGAAGGTTTTGGATCTCAACAATCTCATCGCAGGCATTGAGGAACTTTTATTACGCGCTGTCGGCGGGGCGATCGACATGACGATTCTGCCGGGCGCGAAGCTTTGGAGCGTGAAGGCCGATGCGGCGCAGCTCGAATCTTCCATTCTGAACCTGTGCCTGAACGCCAGGGATGCCATGTCGTCAGGTGGCCAGTTGATGGTGCGAACGGAAAATATCGAAGTGGAAAGATCCGGCCGGCACCGCCATCTTGTCTCCGCCGGTCAATATGTTGTTCTCAGCATAGCCGACGATGGCGAGGGCATGGATGCCGAGGCCCGAGAACAGGCTTTCGAACCTTTCTTCACCACCAAGGAATTCGGCAAGGGAAGTGGTCTTGGCCTCAGCATGGTCTACGGGTTCGTCAAACAGTCAGGCGGTCATGTGGAGATTGATTCCCGACCGGCCGTTGGCACAACGGTATCAATCTATCTGCCGAGAGCCGACGATCCTGAATTCGGATCCGAACGATTGTCTACAGGCGTTTCCAGGGGCTCAGAACGTGTTCTGATTGTAGAAGACGATCAAAGGGTCAGGGACTTTACGGAACAGTTCCTAAAGACATACGGATACCACGTCGACTGCGCCAGCGATGCTGATGAGGCGATCAAGATCCTCAGCATCGAGGAACCCTTTGACTTGGTCTTCACCGACATTGTCATGCCGGGGGCCATGAACGGTAGCCAACTTGAACAGGAAATCCGCCGTCTCCATCCGGACCTGCCCGTCCTCCTGACAACGGGCTTTGCCGACTTGGCCGAGTATAAATCCGACGATCTGCATTTTATCGGCAAACCGTACACGCGCCGACAACTTTCTGAAAAAATGCGGGAAATTCTGGATGCTCGAAGGTCGTCTGATGACCGCCGTGACGATTGA
- a CDS encoding FMN-dependent NADH-azoreductase, whose protein sequence is MNILHIDCSPRPQSHSRELSAAIVKKLLEVAPGAHINRRDLGASPLPHATSDYATTLSSPATLAAPLKGALDLAEALIHEVEAADAVVIGTPMHNLTVPSVLKAWIDQIVRAGRTFRSTPTGKVGMLPDRPVFIGIASGGVFSGERANQPDFLTPYLAALLGSIGLKTQQFFSVQATAFLDRDQAALAREKTLAAIDLTVVGKVPCPAE, encoded by the coding sequence ATGAACATCCTTCATATTGATTGCAGCCCGCGTCCTCAATCGCACAGCCGCGAGCTTTCGGCGGCGATTGTCAAAAAGCTCCTCGAGGTCGCGCCCGGCGCTCACATCAACCGGCGCGACCTTGGCGCTTCCCCCCTGCCGCACGCCACATCCGATTACGCGACCACGCTGTCGTCTCCGGCCACGTTGGCGGCACCGCTGAAAGGCGCTCTGGATCTCGCCGAAGCGCTCATTCATGAAGTCGAGGCGGCCGACGCGGTCGTCATCGGGACGCCCATGCACAACTTGACCGTTCCCTCGGTCCTCAAGGCGTGGATCGACCAAATCGTGCGCGCCGGTCGCACCTTCAGGTCGACGCCGACCGGGAAGGTGGGAATGCTGCCGGATCGTCCGGTCTTTATTGGCATTGCTTCCGGTGGCGTCTTTAGCGGCGAGCGAGCCAACCAGCCCGATTTTCTCACGCCGTATCTGGCGGCCTTACTGGGCAGCATTGGCCTGAAAACCCAGCAATTCTTCTCCGTGCAGGCCACCGCGTTTCTCGACCGGGACCAAGCCGCATTAGCGAGGGAGAAAACGCTGGCAGCGATCGACCTGACGGTCGTGGGAAAGGTTCCATGTCCGGCCGAATGA
- a CDS encoding cytochrome P460 family protein, which translates to MRIISALGVVLAGLSVIGAVTAYGQAKTHSQYDGAAAAVVDDNGNLQVPSDYRTAYQVLGSWAVAKDDGPGSKQLHVVYASPGTVAAYQKDGRFPDGAVLVKEVFNATTNEMTTGTVSSAGTLAGWFVMVKDGAGRFPGNKLWGDGWGWSWFDATNPKKTTSTDYTADCQACHEPARQSDWIYRQGYPIFNR; encoded by the coding sequence ATGAGAATCATCAGTGCCTTGGGTGTCGTCCTTGCAGGGTTGTCCGTGATCGGCGCAGTCACTGCCTACGGCCAAGCCAAGACACATTCGCAGTACGACGGTGCTGCCGCGGCCGTTGTCGACGACAACGGAAATCTGCAGGTGCCTTCCGACTATCGGACCGCTTATCAGGTGCTGGGCAGTTGGGCAGTCGCGAAAGATGATGGTCCAGGGTCAAAACAGTTGCACGTGGTCTATGCATCGCCCGGAACCGTCGCCGCATATCAAAAGGACGGTCGCTTTCCCGACGGCGCCGTTCTCGTAAAGGAAGTCTTCAATGCGACGACCAACGAGATGACAACCGGAACCGTAAGCAGTGCCGGCACGCTCGCCGGCTGGTTCGTCATGGTAAAAGACGGCGCCGGCCGATTTCCAGGAAACAAGCTTTGGGGCGACGGCTGGGGTTGGTCCTGGTTCGACGCAACGAATCCGAAGAAGACCACATCCACCGACTACACGGCGGACTGTCAGGCCTGTCACGAGCCGGCCCGACAGTCGGACTGGATCTACAGGCAAGGCTATCCGATTTTCAATCGATAA